One genomic window of Methanosarcina acetivorans C2A includes the following:
- a CDS encoding DUF1638 domain-containing protein gives MEPELHRNPRELKNRVYENVENLSSFSSGILLFYGLCGNVLGNVEKDFERRAFPCPVRRRGG, from the coding sequence ATGGAGCCGGAGCTACATAGAAATCCCAGAGAGTTGAAAAACAGGGTATACGAGAACGTAGAGAATCTCAGCTCCTTTTCTTCCGGGATTTTGCTTTTTTACGGTTTATGCGGAAACGTCCTGGGAAATGTCGAAAAAGACTTTGAAAGAAGGGCTTTCCCCTGCCCGGTTCGTAGGAGGGGTGGATAA
- a CDS encoding DUF1638 domain-containing protein, with product MDNYLKILKSVSDSGTYLFTPTYSKSWREPIELDRLHHDPAKVLKIMKKTREMIGYKKVAKINTGLEYTENFDDLIREFAEIFDFEIRVFLIFSGFSSISRQPQNFIPI from the coding sequence GTGGATAACTACCTGAAGATACTAAAAAGTGTCAGTGACTCTGGAACATATCTTTTTACGCCCACGTACAGCAAAAGCTGGAGAGAACCGATTGAACTGGACCGGTTACACCACGATCCGGCTAAAGTATTGAAAATAATGAAAAAGACCCGTGAAATGATCGGCTACAAAAAGGTTGCAAAGATCAATACGGGGCTTGAATATACTGAAAATTTCGATGATTTGATCAGGGAATTTGCAGAAATATTTGATTTCGAAATACGAGTCTTTTTAATTTTTTCTGGTTTTTCTTCAATTTCAAGACAACCACAAAATTTCATCCCAATTTGA
- a CDS encoding transposase: MGKGNIAIDKSMIKTIVDGKIIIPLPKVLVGNRYYPMFSIFSPTQCDSCGSKLHVNSHHTCFIISRYGTISLNVTYWLCPTCKKHYHDQVIGVQGSANYSSEYYDTQINVRYDGRCSLHNSRRIGETYTEGVINVCGRAPCPTSLWLYEQKLAKLSKQELLNQGVSFEETLYVDGNWIKNGWKKKLEEFIGTKLTKKEWKKMRYKSVYVVATKEKVILDFEVTERLPTIEALMPLFIRIKNRFPEDKIKKIVSDEDKAIIGAVKMVFPEVTHSFCVFHQLKNVSKRYYEEFSSIEEIPDNDKITYNEISQLILSDTVISAVAHIQKIREFNSDLELSEASHKAISYAEEIFSKNVSFLKKGFTPETDNTMEQIFSLICDIVDKARSFKTNNGLTNFCYNLFTFFNKRCFSTGKWKGFSPLMRARFQYG, translated from the coding sequence ATGGGAAAAGGAAACATTGCAATAGATAAATCAATGATAAAAACGATAGTTGACGGCAAAATAATAATTCCTTTGCCAAAAGTTTTGGTTGGAAATCGATACTATCCCATGTTCTCTATATTCTCCCCTACTCAGTGTGATAGTTGTGGAAGTAAATTACATGTTAACTCTCATCACACTTGTTTTATTATATCACGTTACGGCACTATATCTCTCAATGTTACATACTGGCTTTGTCCCACTTGTAAGAAACATTATCATGATCAGGTTATTGGTGTTCAGGGTTCTGCAAATTACAGTTCTGAATATTATGATACACAAATAAATGTCAGATACGATGGACGATGCAGTCTGCACAATTCTCGGCGAATTGGGGAAACATATACAGAAGGAGTAATAAATGTCTGTGGAAGAGCTCCTTGTCCCACTTCATTGTGGTTATATGAACAGAAACTAGCAAAACTTTCAAAGCAAGAACTTTTGAACCAAGGAGTTAGCTTTGAAGAAACATTGTATGTTGATGGGAATTGGATCAAGAATGGATGGAAAAAAAAGCTTGAAGAATTTATTGGAACGAAACTCACAAAGAAAGAATGGAAAAAAATGCGATATAAATCTGTTTACGTTGTTGCTACCAAAGAGAAGGTCATTTTAGATTTTGAAGTAACTGAGAGGTTACCAACAATTGAGGCTCTGATGCCTCTTTTTATACGAATAAAGAACCGATTTCCTGAAGATAAAATCAAAAAGATTGTTTCTGATGAGGATAAAGCGATCATTGGAGCCGTAAAAATGGTCTTTCCTGAAGTGACTCATTCTTTTTGTGTGTTTCATCAATTAAAAAACGTTAGTAAGAGGTATTATGAGGAATTCAGTTCTATTGAAGAGATTCCAGATAACGATAAGATTACCTACAATGAGATATCTCAATTGATACTGTCTGATACGGTTATCAGTGCTGTTGCGCATATTCAGAAGATACGAGAATTTAACTCTGATCTTGAACTTTCTGAAGCGTCTCATAAAGCGATTTCTTATGCCGAAGAGATTTTCAGCAAGAATGTGAGCTTCTTGAAAAAAGGTTTTACACCTGAGACAGATAATACAATGGAACAGATATTTTCTTTGATATGTGATATAGTAGACAAAGCGAGGTCATTCAAAACCAATAATGGACTAACTAATTTTTGTTACAATCTATTTACTTTTTTCAACAAACGGTGTTTCAGCACTGGAAAATGGAAAGGTTTCTCACCTTTAATGAGAGCAAGATTCCAATATGGATAA
- a CDS encoding DUF1699 family protein: protein MRIRVVSSREEIFTLNPNERIVHLAFRPSNKDIFGLVETCPKIEVIQLPKSYMRTVSKSIEMFLLMQRIQLLEGDVWGHRKDINEYYAIPSSVIEKIKAMKIEGKPAEEIEKKISRESKLNPEMVAYILNKEASV from the coding sequence ATGAGAATAAGAGTGGTTAGTTCAAGAGAAGAAATCTTTACACTTAATCCGAATGAGCGTATCGTACACTTGGCTTTCAGGCCTTCGAACAAGGACATTTTTGGACTGGTTGAAACCTGCCCGAAGATTGAGGTAATTCAGCTACCTAAATCTTACATGCGCACAGTTTCAAAATCCATAGAAATGTTCCTTCTGATGCAGAGAATACAGCTTCTTGAAGGCGACGTCTGGGGTCACAGGAAGGACATCAACGAATATTATGCAATTCCATCCTCAGTGATTGAAAAGATTAAAGCCATGAAAATTGAAGGCAAACCAGCCGAGGAGATTGAGAAAAAAATTTCAAGGGAAAGCAAGCTGAACCCTGAAATGGTCGCTTATATCCTGAATAAGGAAGCTTCTGTCTGA
- the trxA gene encoding thioredoxin, with protein MKPMLLDFSATWCGPCRMQKPILEELEKKYGDKVEFKVVDVDENQELASKYGIHAVPTLIIQKDGTEVKRFMGVTQGSILAAELDKLL; from the coding sequence ATGAAACCGATGTTATTGGACTTTTCCGCAACATGGTGTGGACCTTGCAGGATGCAAAAACCTATTCTTGAAGAGCTCGAAAAAAAGTATGGGGATAAGGTTGAGTTCAAGGTTGTCGATGTGGATGAAAACCAGGAACTTGCCTCAAAGTACGGCATACATGCTGTCCCGACCCTGATCATTCAGAAGGATGGGACTGAAGTAAAGCGCTTTATGGGTGTTACCCAGGGCAGTATACTGGCAGCTGAACTTGATAAGCTTCTCTGA
- a CDS encoding ulilysin, translating into MAEKFESRGIEEASSEVPTQRRCGAMEVHHRLLRSASYVRERDQIENLALKYKQGFRAISRMEIVKIPVVVHVVWNEEEENISDAQIQSQIDILNKDFRKLNSDVSQVPSVWSNLIADLGIEFFLATKDPNGNQTTGITRTQTSVTFFTTSDEVKFASSGGEDAWPADRYLNIWVCHVLKSEIGQDILGYAQFPGGPAETDGVVIVDAAFGTTGTALPPFDKGRTATHEIGHWLNLYHIWGDELRFEDPCSRSDEVDDTPNQADPNFGCPSYPHVSCSNGPNGDMFMNYMDYVDDKCMVMFTQGQATRVNACLDGPRSSFLARVEETEKKEAPSKREMPMPR; encoded by the coding sequence ATGGCAGAAAAATTTGAAAGTAGAGGGATAGAGGAAGCGTCATCTGAAGTGCCAACTCAACGTAGATGCGGAGCAATGGAAGTTCACCACAGGCTGCTAAGGTCTGCGTCGTACGTCAGAGAACGCGATCAAATTGAAAATCTGGCTCTCAAATATAAACAAGGGTTTCGAGCAATATCTCGGATGGAAATTGTCAAGATCCCTGTGGTTGTTCATGTCGTATGGAATGAAGAAGAGGAGAATATTTCTGACGCTCAGATCCAGAGCCAGATAGATATTCTCAATAAAGACTTCCGCAAGTTGAATTCCGACGTGTCACAGGTGCCTTCTGTCTGGAGTAATCTCATAGCAGACCTGGGGATTGAGTTTTTCCTCGCAACAAAAGACCCGAATGGAAATCAGACTACAGGAATAACTCGCACTCAAACTTCAGTGACCTTTTTCACTACCAGCGATGAAGTGAAATTCGCATCCAGTGGGGGTGAGGATGCATGGCCGGCCGATCGTTATCTGAATATTTGGGTATGTCATGTGCTTAAAAGTGAGATAGGTCAAGACATATTGGGTTACGCGCAATTTCCAGGTGGGCCCGCTGAAACCGATGGTGTTGTTATTGTTGATGCAGCTTTTGGTACCACTGGAACTGCCTTACCGCCATTTGACAAGGGACGAACGGCAACCCATGAAATCGGACACTGGTTAAACCTCTACCATATCTGGGGTGACGAATTGCGTTTTGAGGATCCATGTTCACGTTCAGATGAGGTTGATGATACTCCAAATCAGGCAGATCCTAATTTTGGCTGTCCAAGTTATCCACATGTCAGCTGCAGCAATGGACCAAATGGCGATATGTTCATGAATTACATGGATTACGTAGACGATAAATGTATGGTTATGTTCACACAGGGCCAGGCAACTCGTGTAAATGCATGTCTTGACGGACCAAGATCATCGTTCCTGGCGAGAGTGGAAGAAACAGAAAAGAAAGAAGCACCATCCAAGCGTGAAATGCCTATGCCAAGGTAA
- a CDS encoding M28 family metallopeptidase: MLPEEVSRFTEGEGDWWTIRPLAMDSVVMDIIKPEAREAVPRMQANIEAVSQSTYNYYLSSLVNFLTRHSLSSQFTSAATWATDQLQNFGYQVELIPINVGSGESYNVIADRSGNESGARKLILVTAHLDSVNLTGGREAPAPGADDNASGAAGVLEIARVLAEHPAKQDLRLILFGGEEQGLHGSKQYVSGLATSERARISAVINMDMVATLNTASPTVLLEGAPVSRTIMGELAEAASTYTSLAVQTSENPFASDHVPFIDELIPAVLTIEGTDSSNTNVHTANDTLDHINCGLALDIVRMNLAVTFRLLGVDESQTP, from the coding sequence TTGCTCCCCGAGGAAGTAAGCCGTTTCACTGAAGGCGAGGGGGACTGGTGGACGATACGTCCGCTGGCAATGGACAGCGTGGTTATGGATATAATCAAACCTGAAGCCCGGGAAGCCGTTCCAAGGATGCAGGCAAACATTGAAGCTGTGTCACAATCCACATACAATTATTATCTGAGTTCGCTGGTGAATTTCCTGACTCGTCATTCCTTAAGCTCTCAATTTACCAGCGCAGCAACCTGGGCGACAGATCAGTTGCAAAACTTTGGTTACCAGGTGGAATTGATTCCAATAAATGTTGGAAGTGGCGAAAGCTATAATGTCATTGCGGATCGTTCGGGCAATGAAAGTGGAGCCCGTAAACTGATACTTGTTACTGCTCACCTGGACTCGGTAAACCTCACCGGGGGAAGGGAGGCACCCGCCCCGGGTGCGGATGACAATGCAAGCGGTGCTGCAGGGGTTCTGGAGATCGCACGCGTGCTTGCTGAACATCCTGCAAAACAAGACCTGCGTCTCATTCTTTTTGGCGGGGAGGAACAGGGCCTTCACGGGAGCAAACAATATGTCAGCGGATTGGCGACCAGTGAACGCGCCCGTATCAGTGCAGTTATCAACATGGACATGGTTGCGACCTTAAATACCGCATCGCCAACTGTCTTGCTCGAAGGAGCTCCAGTTTCAAGGACTATAATGGGAGAACTTGCCGAAGCAGCTTCGACATACACATCACTGGCTGTCCAGACATCAGAGAACCCCTTTGCAAGTGATCACGTACCTTTCATCGATGAGCTTATCCCTGCAGTTCTCACGATTGAAGGAACTGATAGTTCAAATACCAACGTACATACCGCTAATGATACGCTTGATCACATCAACTGCGGTCTTGCACTGGACATTGTCCGGATGAATTTAGCTGTTACTTTCAGGCTGCTTGGTGTTGACGAGTCGCAGACACCCTAA